The following are encoded in a window of Clostridia bacterium genomic DNA:
- a CDS encoding heavy metal translocating P-type ATPase, with translation MQSKFLIQGMSCSACSSHIEKALRNNQFINSCVVSLMTNSMLVEYDSQKITVEDIAAIVEESGYKAILADTNKVSSQTAIIKNKENTLQRVVVSFIFMILIMYVAMGSMINLPLPSFLVGVNNAVSFAFVQFLLALPVVYINRIYFISGFKKLFKLSPNMDSLIAVGSSASLIYGIVAIFIISFNLGQGNLQVVSQYASNLYFESAVMILTLVTLGKYFEAKSKKKTTQSITKLINLVPKQATVIRNGEEKRISIDNLVVEDVCIVFSGENIPCDGEIIEGSSYVDQSMITGESLPVQKNIGDQVVGGTVNKNGYIKVIVTKVGKDTTLSKIIELVENANATKAPIAKLADKIAGIFVPTVIAIALVSLVVWLIIGQTFEFALNMAISVLVISCPCALGLATPVAIMVGTGKGAENGILIKSSQALELACKTDVVVLDKTGTITLGKPQVTDVYSLNCNQEYLQIAFSIEKLSQHPIAFAITEYGKNLGLTALPVTDFKLHEGLGVSGTINHKTYYIGNYEFAKQTFAEINIKDTVDEYSFQAKTPLIVVTKDAFLGLICVADPIRNTSKVAISQLKKLKLDVVMLSGDNQRVAQAIAKQVGITNVVADVLPNGKDDVIIDLQNKGKRVMFVGDGMNDAPSLARADVGVAIGAGTDIAIDSADVVLIKNDLQDIVTLIKLSKKTILNVKENLFWAFFYNCLGIPLASGMFYWLFMLKLNPMIASLAMSLSSICVVANALRLKFFKPDNNQGEDMNQIIVSINGMSCSHCSAKVEESLNKVDGVTACVNLKKKIAVVTYVKEVEDSVIIDVIQNAGYEVTKIERK, from the coding sequence TTGCAAAGTAAATTTTTAATACAGGGAATGAGTTGTTCTGCGTGCAGTAGCCATATAGAAAAAGCATTGAGAAATAATCAATTTATAAATAGTTGCGTTGTAAGCCTTATGACAAACTCTATGTTAGTCGAATACGACAGCCAAAAGATAACAGTAGAAGATATTGCAGCTATTGTGGAAGAAAGCGGTTATAAGGCAATACTTGCCGACACAAATAAAGTTTCTTCTCAAACCGCCATTATTAAAAATAAAGAGAACACCTTGCAAAGAGTAGTAGTGTCTTTTATTTTTATGATACTTATTATGTATGTTGCAATGGGCTCTATGATAAATTTGCCTTTGCCAAGTTTTTTAGTCGGGGTAAACAATGCCGTTAGCTTTGCATTTGTTCAATTTTTGTTGGCTTTACCAGTTGTCTATATCAATAGAATTTATTTTATTTCTGGATTTAAGAAACTCTTTAAGTTGTCGCCAAATATGGATAGTTTAATTGCCGTCGGTTCGTCGGCGTCTTTAATTTATGGCATTGTAGCTATATTTATTATTAGTTTTAATTTAGGACAAGGTAATTTGCAAGTAGTAAGCCAATACGCTTCTAATTTGTATTTCGAATCGGCGGTTATGATATTGACTCTTGTCACCTTAGGCAAGTATTTTGAGGCAAAGTCAAAGAAAAAGACAACTCAATCTATAACAAAATTAATCAATCTTGTTCCAAAACAAGCTACCGTTATTAGAAACGGAGAAGAAAAGCGAATTTCAATCGATAATTTAGTAGTCGAAGATGTTTGCATTGTTTTTTCGGGCGAGAATATCCCTTGCGACGGAGAGATAATAGAGGGTTCAAGCTATGTCGACCAATCTATGATTACCGGCGAAAGTTTGCCGGTGCAAAAAAATATAGGCGACCAAGTCGTAGGCGGTACGGTAAATAAAAACGGATATATTAAGGTTATAGTCACAAAAGTAGGCAAAGACACTACCTTATCTAAAATTATCGAGTTGGTGGAAAATGCTAACGCAACCAAAGCGCCAATAGCAAAACTTGCCGATAAAATAGCCGGAATATTTGTTCCCACCGTAATTGCAATAGCCTTAGTCAGTCTAGTTGTGTGGTTAATAATAGGTCAAACATTTGAATTTGCTTTAAATATGGCAATTTCTGTGCTAGTTATATCCTGTCCTTGCGCATTAGGGCTTGCAACGCCTGTCGCTATTATGGTAGGAACGGGCAAAGGGGCAGAGAATGGCATACTTATCAAGTCGTCACAGGCATTAGAACTTGCTTGTAAAACCGATGTTGTCGTGCTTGATAAAACCGGCACAATTACATTAGGCAAACCCCAGGTTACCGATGTTTATAGTTTAAACTGCAATCAAGAGTATTTACAAATTGCTTTTTCAATCGAAAAATTAAGTCAGCACCCAATAGCTTTTGCCATTACCGAATATGGCAAAAATTTAGGTTTAACCGCATTGCCAGTTACCGATTTTAAACTTCACGAAGGTCTAGGCGTATCGGGAACAATTAATCATAAGACATATTACATCGGCAATTACGAGTTTGCTAAACAAACCTTTGCCGAAATTAATATTAAAGACACCGTTGACGAATATTCTTTTCAAGCTAAAACTCCGCTGATAGTTGTTACAAAGGACGCTTTTTTGGGGCTGATATGCGTTGCCGACCCTATACGAAATACAAGCAAGGTGGCAATTTCACAGTTAAAAAAACTTAAACTAGATGTTGTTATGCTTTCGGGCGATAATCAACGAGTAGCGCAAGCAATCGCAAAGCAAGTTGGCATAACAAATGTAGTTGCCGACGTATTGCCAAACGGCAAAGACGACGTTATAATAGACTTGCAGAATAAGGGCAAACGAGTTATGTTTGTCGGCGATGGTATGAATGATGCGCCCTCTCTTGCAAGGGCTGACGTAGGGGTTGCGATAGGGGCGGGTACTGATATTGCCATAGATAGCGCCGATGTCGTGTTAATTAAGAACGACCTTCAAGATATTGTAACTTTGATTAAACTTAGCAAAAAAACTATTCTTAATGTAAAAGAGAATTTGTTTTGGGCATTTTTCTATAATTGTTTAGGTATTCCTCTTGCCTCAGGTATGTTTTACTGGCTGTTTATGCTAAAACTTAACCCAATGATAGCGTCGCTAGCGATGAGTCTTTCTAGCATTTGCGTTGTGGCTAACGCTTTAAGATTAAAATTTTTTAAACCCGATAATAATCAAGGAGAAGATATGAATCAAATTATAGTAAGTATTAATGGAATGAGTTGTTCGCATTGTTCGGCAAAGGTCGAAGAATCTTTAAATAAAGTCGATGGCGTTACGGCTTGTGTCAATTTAAAAAAGAAAATAGCCGTTGTCACTTATGTTAAAGAAGTAGAAGATAGCGTAATTATTGACGTTATACAAAATGCCGGCTACGAAGTGACTAAAATCGAGAGAAAGTAA
- a CDS encoding zinc-ribbon domain-containing protein, translated as MPERAKNTQEEVTDIPKKQETVDFTKYSTKNEVSVCKKCGFQAPSTAKFCPKCGNSL; from the coding sequence ATGCCAGAAAGAGCAAAAAATACCCAAGAAGAAGTTACGGATATTCCAAAAAAACAAGAAACGGTTGACTTTACCAAATATTCTACAAAAAATGAGGTGAGCGTTTGCAAAAAGTGCGGTTTTCAAGCTCCTTCAACCGCTAAATTTTGTCCTAAGTGTGGCAACTCACTTTAA
- a CDS encoding DNA polymerase IV, producing the protein MDRVILHCDLNNFYASVECLLNPSLVGKCVAVCGNAEDRHGIVLAKNTLAKNMGVVTGEAIWESQLKCPDLVVVPPNFEQYIGYSQMARNIYNNYTNQVEGFGMDECWLDLTNICSNKNGEATANAIRADIKQQLGLTISVGVSFNKVFAKLGSDLKKPDATTVISKENFKQIVYPLPVESLLMVGPKTTQTLHKLNIFTVGELALSNDNLLAEYLDSNGAKIKKYACGLDDDPVSINGLESAIKSVGHGTTTKIDMSNLTMAKQTIYALSELVATRLRRYKLKANVVQINIRFNDLSHRVHQTTLSSPTYTAGLIAETAYKLLKYIYNPNVDLAMRTITISTSKLICVNEIKQQLSIYDELPSKYEKIEETVDKIRTKYGYNTLTRAILLEETAMTDKYCSEEDLLPFKR; encoded by the coding sequence ATGGATAGAGTTATACTTCATTGTGATTTAAATAATTTCTACGCTTCGGTTGAATGTTTGCTCAACCCTAGTTTAGTCGGCAAATGCGTAGCTGTGTGCGGTAACGCTGAGGATAGACACGGCATTGTGCTAGCAAAAAACACACTAGCAAAAAATATGGGCGTAGTTACCGGCGAAGCAATATGGGAATCGCAATTAAAATGCCCAGATTTAGTCGTAGTGCCACCAAACTTTGAACAATATATTGGTTATTCGCAAATGGCACGTAACATCTACAACAACTATACTAATCAAGTTGAAGGGTTTGGTATGGACGAATGTTGGTTAGACTTGACAAATATTTGTTCAAACAAAAATGGCGAAGCGACTGCAAACGCCATTAGAGCCGATATTAAGCAACAACTTGGGTTGACAATTTCGGTTGGAGTGTCATTCAACAAAGTCTTTGCAAAGCTAGGTAGCGACCTCAAAAAGCCCGACGCAACAACGGTAATTAGCAAAGAAAATTTCAAACAAATTGTCTATCCCCTGCCGGTAGAATCTCTACTTATGGTAGGGCCAAAAACAACTCAAACCCTACATAAACTTAATATTTTTACAGTAGGCGAACTTGCCTTGTCAAACGACAATTTGCTTGCCGAATATCTTGATAGCAACGGCGCAAAAATAAAAAAATATGCCTGCGGACTAGACGACGACCCGGTTAGTATCAACGGACTAGAAAGCGCTATCAAAAGCGTAGGTCACGGCACGACTACAAAGATAGATATGTCTAACCTCACTATGGCAAAACAAACAATATACGCTTTAAGCGAACTTGTAGCGACACGGCTAAGAAGATACAAACTAAAAGCTAACGTTGTACAAATAAATATTCGTTTTAATGATTTATCGCACCGAGTTCACCAAACAACCTTGTCTTCCCCTACTTACACCGCAGGGTTAATTGCCGAAACCGCTTACAAATTACTAAAATATATTTATAACCCAAACGTCGATTTGGCAATGCGCACGATAACAATATCTACTAGCAAGCTTATTTGCGTAAACGAAATAAAACAGCAATTAAGTATTTACGACGAATTACCTTCAAAATACGAAAAAATTGAAGAAACAGTTGACAAAATAAGAACCAAATATGGTTATAACACGCTTACAAGAGCAATTTTACTAGAAGAAACAGCTATGACCGACAAATATTGTAGCGAAGAAGATTTATTGCCTTTTAAAAGATAA